In Arachis stenosperma cultivar V10309 chromosome 1, arast.V10309.gnm1.PFL2, whole genome shotgun sequence, one DNA window encodes the following:
- the LOC130935331 gene encoding uncharacterized protein LOC130935331, giving the protein MADFLVEATGDPGKDMGTRWTLHVDGASNQTFGGAGIILESPIGVVYEQSIRFEFPISNNQAEYEALIGGLALAAEIGARRLDICSDSQVVTSQVNGSYQTKDPLLQKYLEKVKSLSQKFEEITVHHVPRERNTRADLLSKLASTKPGESNRSLIQGMTREPAITLHVTSLGSSWLDPIIHFLEHGQVPGDEKDAAKLRREAAKYAVIQGQLFKKGLSQPLLKCLRPDQTDYVLREVHEGCCGHHIGGKALARKLIRAGYYWPSMMADSKEFVKRCVKCQQNANFARAPASELSLLTTSWAFAQWGVDLLGPFPVGHGQVITRFGIPEVVISDNGTQFTDKKFTEFLNGLGIRQRFSSVEHPQTNGQVESANKVILSGLKKRLDNKKGAWADELASVLWSYRTTEQSSTKETPFRLTYGVDAVIPVEISELSPRLLLKGVEETVEKDLIDEAREMAHLTETALKQRMALRYNTIVLKREFEPNDLVLRRNDIGLPTPGEGKLAANWEGPYRVKKVMGKGAFKLEKLDGKEVPRTWNVDNLRRFYS; this is encoded by the exons ATGGCGGATTTTTTAGTTGAAGCAACGGGAGACCCAGGCAAAGACATGGGAACACGGTGGACGCTCCAtgtggacggagcctccaaccagacctTTGGAGGTGCCGGGATCATCCTGGAAAGCCCGATTGGGGTCGTATACGAGCAGTCGATTAGATTCGAGTTTCCcatctcgaacaaccaagcggaatacgaagccctcataGGAGGCTTAGCCCTAGCGGCAGAGATCGGCGCGAGAAGGCTGGATATATGCAGCGATTCCCAAGTCGTCACTTCCCAAGTAAACGGTAGCTACCAGACCAAAGACCCCTTGCTACAAAAGTACTTGGAAAAGGTTAAAAGCTTGAGTCAAAAGTTCGAAGAGATCACGGTTCATCATGTACCCAGAGAAAGAAACACACGGGCAGACCTCCTATCAAAGTTGGCCAGCACAAAGCCAGGGGAGAGCAACCGAtctctcatccaaggcatgACAAGAGAGCCAGCAATCACACTGCACGTAACGAGCCTAGGTTCTtcatggctagaccccatcaTCCACTTCCTAGAACACGGCCAAGTCCCTGGCGATGAAAAGGACGCGGCGAAGTTAAGGAGAGAAGCGGCCAAATACGCCGTCATCCAAGGACAGCTATTCAAGAAAGGGCTCAGCCAACCCCTACTGAAGTGCCTGCGCCCCGACCAGACGGACtacgtcctcagggaagtccaTGAGGGCTGCTGTGGGCACCACATCGGAGGCAAAGCCCTAGCGAGGAAATTAATCCGAGCTGGATACTACTGGCCGTCGATGATGGCAGATTCCAAAGAGTTTGTCAAAAGGTGTGTGAAGTGCCAGcagaacgccaactttgccaGGGCGCCGGCCTCAGAGCTAAGCTTGCTAACGACCTCCTGGGCATTCGCTCAGTGGGGAGTCGACCTCTTAGGACCCTTCCCGGTCGGCCATGGGCAG gtgataacaCGATTCGGGATACCGGAagtcgtcatctcggacaaTGGTACACAGTTTActgacaaaaagttcacagAATTTCTCAACGGCCTGGGTATAAGGCAAAGGTTCTCTTCGGTAGAACACCCTCAGACGAACGGACAGGTAGAGTCCGCCAACAAGGTTATCCTTTCAGGGCTAAAGAAGAGGCTGGACAACAAAAAGGGTGCCTGGGCTGACGAGCTAGCATCGGTCCTCTGGTCTTACCGAACAACCGAGCAATCCTCCACCAAGGAAACCCCTTTCCGACTAACGTACGGGGTGGATGCAGTAATACCCGTAGAGATCAGTGAACTGAGTCCGCGGTTGCTTTTAAAAGGAGTAGAGGAAACCGTGGAAAAGGACCTGATAGATGAAGCTCGGGAAATGGCCCATTTGACAGAAACGGCGCTGAAGCAAAGAATGGCTCTACGCTACAACACCATAGTGCTCAAAAGGGAGTTCGAGCCAAACGACCTCGTCTTAAGGCGAAATGATATCGGCCTGCCGACCCCTGGAGAGGGCAAGCTAGCggcaaactgggaaggcccCTACAGAGTCAAAAAGGTGATGGGGAAAGGGGCCTTTAAGTTAGAAAAGCTTGACGGCAAGGAGGTCCCGAGGACATGGAACGTGGACAACCTTagaagattctactcctag